A region from the Methanofollis liminatans DSM 4140 genome encodes:
- a CDS encoding Lrp/AsnC family transcriptional regulator: protein MDEKDLLILHLLEENSQVPPGELATMVELTVEDVERRIRAMEEARIIRKYAAVVDWERAGRDEVSSIIALKVSPERDFGYDKIAERIARFREVRALRLVSGRYDFILLVKGKNMQEIARFVSEHIAPMDRIRETTTQFVMKTYKENGTPYDEREAGERLPYSF from the coding sequence ATGGACGAAAAAGATCTCTTAATCCTCCATCTCCTGGAGGAGAACAGCCAGGTGCCTCCCGGCGAACTGGCGACGATGGTAGAGCTCACGGTCGAAGACGTAGAACGGCGGATCCGCGCGATGGAAGAGGCCAGGATCATCAGGAAGTACGCCGCCGTCGTCGACTGGGAGCGCGCCGGCAGGGACGAGGTGAGCTCGATCATCGCCCTGAAGGTCTCCCCCGAGCGGGACTTCGGCTACGACAAGATCGCCGAGCGGATCGCGCGTTTCAGGGAGGTCAGGGCCCTCCGCCTGGTCTCGGGCCGGTACGATTTCATCCTCCTGGTCAAGGGGAAGAACATGCAGGAGATCGCTCGTTTCGTCTCCGAGCATATCGCCCCGATGGACCGGATCAGGGAGACGACGACCCAGTTCGTGATGAAGACCTACAAGGAGAACGGCACCCCGTACGACGAGCGCGAGGCGGGGGAGCGCCTGCCGTACTCCTTCTGA
- a CDS encoding ORC1-type DNA replication protein — MSENENPSFGLFQKFLSNNRIFKNREVLRHSYRPQILPHRRPQIDAIASILAPALKNETPSNILIYGKTGTGKTASVRYVGAELEKVAASMSTGCKVVHLNCEVIDTQYRVLAQIAKGLEDIDATPSDKARAHIPMTGWPTDQVYTELKNQLEAAGGVLVIVLDEIDKLVKKSGDETLYNLTRINSDLRQSKVSMIGISNDLRFTDFLDPRVLSSLSEEEIVFPPYNAPQLCDILTQRAQMAFMEGGLDEGVIPLCAAFAAQEHGDARRALDLLRVSGELADRENAERVGEKHVRMALEKIETDSMIECISTLPTQSKVVLYSMLLLEEMDKKIFTSGEVTRVYRDVSRIVDIDPLTHRRITDLISELNMLGVINTRVVSKGRYGRTKEMWFDTNTKKIQEVLAKDPRLSEDRLAQVDLNRLRASFR, encoded by the coding sequence CCTTTGGCCTCTTCCAGAAGTTCCTTTCGAACAACCGGATCTTCAAAAACCGGGAGGTTCTCCGCCACTCGTACCGTCCCCAGATCCTCCCCCACCGTCGTCCCCAGATCGATGCGATCGCATCGATCCTCGCCCCGGCCCTGAAGAACGAGACCCCTTCGAACATCCTGATCTACGGCAAGACCGGGACCGGCAAGACCGCGAGCGTCAGGTATGTCGGGGCAGAACTCGAGAAGGTGGCCGCGAGCATGTCCACCGGGTGCAAGGTCGTCCACCTCAACTGCGAGGTGATCGACACCCAGTACCGGGTGCTCGCCCAGATCGCCAAAGGGCTCGAGGATATCGACGCCACCCCGAGCGACAAGGCGCGTGCCCACATCCCGATGACCGGGTGGCCGACCGACCAGGTCTACACCGAGCTGAAAAACCAGCTCGAGGCGGCCGGCGGGGTGCTCGTCATCGTGCTCGACGAGATCGACAAACTGGTGAAGAAGAGCGGGGACGAGACCCTGTACAACCTCACCAGGATCAACTCGGACCTGCGGCAGTCGAAGGTCTCGATGATCGGGATCTCCAACGACCTCCGGTTCACTGATTTCCTCGACCCCCGCGTCCTCTCCTCCCTTTCAGAGGAGGAGATCGTCTTCCCGCCGTACAACGCCCCGCAGCTCTGCGACATCCTCACCCAGCGCGCCCAGATGGCCTTCATGGAGGGCGGGCTCGACGAGGGTGTCATCCCGCTCTGCGCCGCCTTCGCCGCGCAGGAGCACGGCGACGCACGGCGTGCCCTCGACCTCCTGCGGGTCTCGGGCGAACTCGCCGACAGGGAGAACGCCGAGCGCGTCGGGGAGAAGCACGTCCGCATGGCCCTCGAGAAGATCGAGACCGACTCGATGATCGAGTGCATCTCGACCCTGCCCACCCAGAGCAAGGTCGTCCTCTACTCGATGCTCCTGCTCGAGGAGATGGACAAGAAGATCTTCACCTCAGGCGAGGTGACCCGGGTCTACCGGGACGTCAGCCGGATCGTCGACATCGATCCCCTCACCCACCGCCGGATCACCGACCTGATCTCCGAGCTGAACATGCTCGGGGTGATCAACACCCGGGTCGTCTCCAAAGGGCGGTACGGAAGGACAAAAGAGATGTGGTTTGACACCAACACCAAAAAGATACAGGAAGTACTCGCGAAGGATCCCAGACTCTCTGAGGACCGCCTTGCCCAGGTCGACCTCAACCGCCTGAGGGCCTCGTTCCGGTGA